A window of Castanea sativa cultivar Marrone di Chiusa Pesio chromosome 1, ASM4071231v1 contains these coding sequences:
- the LOC142621806 gene encoding uncharacterized protein LOC142621806, with translation MASTESTNPSEPVPIQHTQSASNSNNDSAIATPSNPYFLSSSENPWSILVTQPLLGMKNYQSWSRAMILALTTKKKIGFVNGKITKLDSDSPLYEDWESSREMWIELQNLFSQGNGPKIYNLQNEISHIAQNQMSVTEYYIKFKRL, from the exons ATGGCGTCCACTGAATCAACCAATCCATCTGAACCAGTTCCTATTCAACATACACAATCTGCTTCGAATTCGAACAATGATTCTGCTATTGCTACTCCTTCCAATCCTTATTTCCTTAGTTCAAGTGAAAATCCATGGAGTATCTTGGTTACACAACCACTCCTTGGAATGAAGAACTATCAGTCATGGTCTAGAGCAATGATTCTTGCTCTCACAACGAAGAAGAAAATTGGTTTTGTTAATGGAAagatcactaaactagattcgGATTCGCCATTATATGAGGATTGGGAGAGCT CTAGGGAGATGTGGATCGAGTTGCAGAACCTCTTCTCACAAGGCAATGGTCCCAAAATTTATAACTTGCAAAATGAAATTTCTCACATTGCACAGAATCAGATGTCTGTGACAGAGTATTACATAAAGTTCAAGAGGCTTTAG
- the LOC142605907 gene encoding protein GLUTAMINE DUMPER 1, with protein sequence MRTIARVSSTTTAETSIVSPTPSMSVMQTQAQRSPWHSPVPYLFGGLAAMLGLIAFALLILACSYWKLAGQLDEREGGQERDLENGDEKEAGDSGSKVAKVYEEKFLVIMAGDEKPTFLATPMYSKAASFGDGVDVKGEKKDEDNINKAENCETMKKEMSDHEQVTTEESRESPEDPEAQDHNQ encoded by the coding sequence atgagaaccATTGCCAGAGTTAGCTCAACAACAACAGCAGAGACTTCAATAGTGTCACCAACACCATCTATGTCAGTGATGCAGACACAAGCACAGCGGTCTCCGTGGCACTCTCCGGTGCCATACCTCTTCGGAGGGCTTGCAGCGATGCTGGGTCTGATAGCGTTTGCGCTTTTGATCTTGGCTTGCTCTTATTGGAAGCTTGCAGGTCAATTGGATGAGAGGGAAGGTGGACAAGAGAGAGACTTGGAGAATGGTGACGAAAAAGAGGCAGGTGATTCTGGCAGCAAGGTAGCGAAGGTGTACGAAGAGAAATTCTTGGTGATTATGGCTGGAGATGAGAAGCCAACTTTCTTGGCCACACCTATGTATTCCAAAGCCGCTTCTTTTGGTGATGGAGTTGACGTTAAGGGTGAGAAAAAAGATGAGGACAACATCAACAAGGCTGAGAATTGTGAGACAATGAAAAAGGAGATGAGTGACCATGAACAAGTTACCACTGAAGAAAGTAGAGAGTCCCCAGAGGACCCAGAAGCCCAAGATCACAACCAGTGA